From Bacillus solimangrovi, one genomic window encodes:
- a CDS encoding GNAT family N-acetyltransferase — protein MKNYQANFQMSICSNEDIPQLVALSSSVGWDYDEREIKTVMSVGTIYCYKVESGTIISSAAITPYEDKLASIGMVIVHEQYRGYGLGKTLTEACVQSVADDVTVMLIATEDGYPLYEKLGFQPVTSVHKFLCERNRLHLTPTPSYEESIVPLYDHDFQDVYELDKGAIGAGREAFLKARIHQATEAVVVRGVEGNILGYGLCVDGPVNRILGPIVAMNDQIAASLIQQLSLGYEGKLRIDVPDRQAEFMKYLEQAGFDKVSQPPVMILHSSELPRRNQTLFGIAAQIFG, from the coding sequence ATGAAGAACTATCAAGCCAATTTCCAAATGAGTATTTGCAGTAATGAAGATATTCCACAACTTGTAGCACTCTCAAGTTCTGTCGGTTGGGATTATGATGAACGAGAGATTAAGACAGTAATGTCAGTCGGAACAATTTATTGTTATAAGGTGGAGAGTGGAACGATCATTTCAAGCGCAGCAATCACTCCATATGAAGATAAGCTTGCGTCAATTGGAATGGTAATCGTTCATGAGCAGTATCGAGGATATGGTCTTGGAAAAACACTAACAGAAGCTTGTGTTCAATCTGTAGCAGATGATGTGACCGTAATGTTGATTGCAACCGAAGACGGTTATCCACTCTATGAGAAGTTAGGCTTTCAACCTGTTACGTCTGTCCATAAGTTTCTTTGTGAGCGCAATCGGTTGCATTTAACACCGACACCTTCTTACGAAGAGAGTATCGTTCCATTGTATGACCACGATTTTCAAGATGTATATGAATTGGATAAAGGTGCAATAGGGGCAGGGCGAGAAGCATTTCTGAAAGCAAGAATACATCAAGCCACAGAAGCAGTAGTCGTTAGAGGTGTTGAAGGGAACATACTTGGTTATGGTTTGTGTGTTGACGGACCAGTGAATCGAATTCTCGGACCAATTGTGGCGATGAATGATCAGATTGCAGCTTCACTCATTCAACAGCTTTCGCTAGGTTACGAAGGGAAGCTGCGGATTGATGTACCTGATAGACAAGCTGAATTCATGAAATATTTAGAACAAGCAGGATTCGATAAAGTGAGTCAACCACCTGTAATGATTCTTCATTCAAGTGAATTACCTAGACGAAATCAAACACTGTTTGGAATTGCTGCGCAAATTTTCGGATGA
- a CDS encoding serine hydrolase: protein MILLEHIKSMIPANIELGLYIYDTKTEEVTMLNESEPFPLASLAKFIASVFAMTKADSVADIQRAISHHDSQSYEQLLNNISTEQQNKKLAEMDIELKVDHNNRSLTDNVGTAEAMFKFLYELYTRALLNDEQTSIIFEALNKQVDPDGFRMCGQWLHMTGGLEGVCNDIGYWQLEDRTIILVGFIKSLDDGIQWQQLENLLMKIGDVVQSTYQLKD, encoded by the coding sequence ATGATATTATTAGAACATATTAAGTCAATGATTCCAGCGAACATCGAACTTGGCCTCTACATATATGATACAAAAACCGAAGAAGTGACGATGCTTAATGAGAGTGAACCTTTTCCTTTAGCTAGTCTAGCAAAATTCATAGCTAGCGTGTTTGCTATGACGAAAGCAGATTCGGTAGCTGACATTCAGCGAGCAATTAGCCATCATGATAGCCAGTCGTATGAGCAATTGCTAAACAACATCTCAACCGAGCAACAAAATAAGAAGTTAGCTGAAATGGACATTGAGTTAAAGGTTGACCACAATAATCGTAGTTTAACAGACAACGTTGGAACTGCTGAAGCGATGTTTAAATTTCTATACGAATTGTATACTCGTGCATTACTAAATGACGAACAAACTTCAATAATTTTTGAAGCATTGAATAAACAAGTTGATCCAGATGGATTTCGCATGTGTGGACAATGGTTACATATGACGGGTGGATTAGAGGGCGTTTGTAATGATATAGGCTATTGGCAACTCGAAGATCGGACGATTATATTAGTAGGGTTTATTAAAAGCTTAGATGATGGGATTCAGTGGCAACAATTAGAGAACTTGTTAATGAAAATCGGAGATGTTGTTCAGTCAACGTATCAATTGAAAGACTAG
- a CDS encoding alpha/beta hydrolase, translating to MLTAEFDPLADEGEQLYRRLLESGVQAQCQRYLGVNHGFFQLAGISLAGRKAIQDVASIIRES from the coding sequence ATTTTAACGGCTGAATTTGATCCTCTCGCAGATGAAGGGGAGCAATTATATCGCCGTTTGTTAGAATCAGGTGTACAAGCACAATGTCAACGTTATCTTGGTGTGAATCATGGGTTCTTTCAGCTTGCTGGGATTAGCTTAGCTGGTAGAAAGGCAATACAAGATGTTGCAAGTATTATAAGAGAATCATAG
- a CDS encoding alpha/beta hydrolase, protein MNSAVEYRLAPEHTYPAAHDDAFKAAQIVYENVSEWGGDPNKITIAGDSAGGHLAIVTSLRLKEQGQWMPKRQVLIYPMLDASDSSESYAKYGDDYIITRDALLSGFDAYLSDLPREHPEASPLHRDDFEGLPETFITFQLTLRLPLQNFGESMKFKWERALVIPLRYKRQ, encoded by the coding sequence ATTAACAGTGCAGTTGAGTATCGGTTAGCACCTGAACATACATATCCAGCGGCACATGATGATGCATTCAAAGCCGCTCAAATTGTCTATGAGAATGTGTCAGAATGGGGTGGTGATCCGAACAAAATAACGATTGCAGGTGATAGTGCTGGTGGACACCTTGCCATCGTGACAAGCTTGCGATTGAAAGAACAGGGACAGTGGATGCCGAAACGACAAGTGCTTATTTATCCAATGTTAGATGCAAGTGATTCGAGTGAAAGTTATGCAAAGTATGGTGATGATTACATCATTACAAGAGATGCATTGCTGAGCGGTTTTGACGCTTATTTATCTGATTTACCACGTGAACACCCAGAGGCTAGTCCGTTACATCGAGATGATTTTGAAGGTCTACCCGAAACGTTTATCACGTTTCAACTGACGCTAAGACTCCCCCTTCAAAACTTTGGAGAATCAATGAAGTTTAAGTGGGAGAGGGCCTTGGTCATACCCTTGAGGTATAAGCGTCAGTAA
- a CDS encoding DMT family transporter: MKNNTSMYVLLLLVPLFWGGAFGAAKHIITEVPPITAATLRFGSASLILLVLVLVRSKWDTAAIKKQWIGLMGMAVTGIFLYNVFFFIALKYTSAINGSLIMATTPVFITFGAVFFLNEVFNKRLGFGLFLSLFGVLIVIFKGSIETLLTLSFNSGDLLFVAALACWVIHGLIAKVVMKDVSSLLTTTVSMLVGSVFLAICSIFEGGWTDVATMSFQSWLELAYMSILASVIAFILWNEGIKQIGTSKSSMYMNLVPINAAWISVIFYGSTLHWQQLIGMLIVIVGVFIATSRKHSKTLKSNPLQMLQR; the protein is encoded by the coding sequence TTGAAAAATAACACCTCGATGTATGTTTTACTTCTACTCGTTCCGCTATTTTGGGGAGGGGCTTTCGGTGCAGCAAAACATATTATTACGGAAGTGCCACCAATTACTGCTGCTACATTAAGGTTCGGTTCAGCCTCTCTTATTTTATTAGTGCTCGTCTTGGTTCGTTCAAAATGGGATACTGCTGCGATTAAGAAACAGTGGATAGGCTTAATGGGAATGGCAGTGACAGGAATCTTCTTGTATAACGTATTTTTCTTTATTGCTTTAAAATATACATCCGCTATTAACGGTTCGTTGATAATGGCAACAACACCCGTCTTTATTACATTTGGGGCAGTATTCTTTTTAAATGAAGTTTTTAATAAGCGGTTGGGATTTGGGTTATTCCTTTCGTTATTTGGTGTACTGATCGTTATTTTCAAAGGCTCTATCGAAACGTTACTGACATTATCATTTAATAGTGGCGATCTCTTATTTGTTGCAGCTTTAGCATGTTGGGTCATTCATGGATTAATTGCAAAAGTCGTTATGAAAGACGTATCTTCTTTATTAACGACAACCGTTTCAATGTTAGTTGGTTCTGTCTTTCTTGCAATTTGTTCAATCTTTGAAGGGGGATGGACAGACGTAGCAACGATGTCCTTCCAATCATGGCTTGAGCTAGCTTATATGAGTATTTTAGCATCAGTCATTGCGTTTATTTTATGGAATGAAGGGATCAAACAGATCGGTACGAGCAAATCGAGCATGTATATGAATCTCGTTCCGATTAATGCTGCATGGATAAGTGTGATCTTCTACGGCTCAACCTTACATTGGCAACAATTGATCGGGATGTTGATTGTGATTGTTGGCGTGTTTATCGCGACATCACGTAAGCATAGCAAAACATTGAAATCGAATCCACTACAAATGTTACAAAGATAG
- a CDS encoding PhzF family phenazine biosynthesis protein, producing the protein MKTLHYTLVDVFTNKPFGGNQLAVFKDDGTLPTELMQKIARELNLSETVFIRPSRNNTADKELRIFTPQIELPIAGHPTVGAAYVLGNEQINSLTQGENKVVFETGVGDITVQIYKDNNGISSVEMTQKTPEFGPVYEDIERVAELLSLSPDDIERNIPVQTVSTGVPFLFIPIRTLAAMEKIKLRTDIWEQSFRVDSNTEHIFTFTSETMNEASTVHSRMFAPAMGIAEDPATGNASGPLGAYLVEHSVVSSSKQTYHIRSEQGIEMGRPSFIDVTVTKRAEQYEQVKISGNCVTIGSGQLVIE; encoded by the coding sequence ATGAAAACTTTACATTATACATTAGTTGATGTTTTTACGAATAAACCGTTTGGAGGCAATCAATTAGCTGTCTTTAAGGATGATGGAACGTTACCTACAGAGTTGATGCAAAAGATTGCAAGGGAATTAAACTTATCTGAGACAGTCTTTATTCGCCCATCTAGAAATAATACAGCTGATAAGGAATTACGTATTTTTACTCCACAAATTGAATTACCGATTGCAGGCCATCCAACTGTTGGAGCAGCATATGTATTAGGAAATGAACAGATAAATTCCTTAACACAAGGAGAAAATAAAGTCGTTTTTGAGACAGGTGTTGGCGACATTACTGTTCAAATATATAAAGATAATAATGGTATTTCATCCGTAGAAATGACTCAAAAAACACCTGAGTTCGGACCAGTATATGAAGATATAGAACGTGTTGCTGAGCTGTTGTCGTTATCGCCTGATGATATAGAACGAAATATTCCAGTTCAAACCGTATCAACAGGAGTACCGTTCCTATTTATTCCGATTCGAACGCTTGCAGCTATGGAGAAAATTAAACTTCGTACAGATATTTGGGAACAATCGTTTCGTGTAGATTCGAACACTGAGCATATTTTTACGTTTACATCGGAAACGATGAATGAAGCTTCTACCGTTCATAGCCGTATGTTCGCACCTGCAATGGGAATTGCTGAAGATCCGGCAACTGGGAATGCAAGTGGTCCATTAGGAGCTTATCTCGTTGAACATTCAGTCGTTTCTAGTTCCAAACAGACGTATCATATTCGTAGTGAACAAGGAATTGAAATGGGGCGTCCGAGTTTTATTGATGTAACCGTAACAAAACGAGCAGAACAATATGAGCAAGTAAAAATTAGTGGTAATTGTGTAACAATCGGTTCAGGGCAACTTGTGATAGAATAA
- a CDS encoding LysR family transcriptional regulator — protein sequence MTLLQYEVFKTVVDLKSFTQAGEKLGLTQGAVSHAIKSLESEFDLTLLYRSRSGITLTKEGERMIPYIRQILSISEQMKQEAGKMNGLEIGTIRIGTFSSVSASLLPTILKQFHQQYPSIEIELYEGGYGDIRHMLQSGKIDIGFLPSSEIESLDFIKLLEDPLYVLLPKNHQLNKRKKISILELTTDPFIMPKGGCDALVKKVFKENKIKTNVFCEIEDNPTIVAMVEKELGISIMPDMVINTCSGDVAISRLSEDYYRSIGLASKSFAHVSPVVRAFIDQTEQYVNSAYHAK from the coding sequence ATGACATTATTGCAATATGAGGTTTTTAAAACTGTTGTGGATCTGAAGAGCTTTACTCAAGCAGGGGAAAAATTAGGCCTCACTCAAGGAGCAGTGAGCCATGCAATCAAAAGTCTAGAATCAGAGTTCGATTTAACACTGTTATATAGAAGTCGATCAGGCATTACATTAACAAAGGAAGGAGAAAGAATGATACCATATATTAGACAAATCTTAAGCATTTCCGAACAAATGAAACAAGAAGCAGGAAAAATGAATGGACTGGAAATTGGAACAATTCGGATCGGCACATTTAGCAGTGTTTCAGCAAGTCTATTACCTACTATTTTGAAGCAATTTCATCAACAGTACCCATCCATTGAAATCGAATTATATGAAGGTGGATATGGTGACATTCGTCACATGTTACAATCAGGCAAGATCGATATAGGCTTCTTACCTTCCTCAGAAATCGAAAGCTTAGACTTTATTAAGCTATTAGAAGACCCTTTATATGTCCTGTTACCTAAGAACCATCAACTAAATAAACGCAAAAAAATAAGCATACTTGAGTTAACGACAGATCCATTCATTATGCCTAAAGGTGGATGTGACGCTCTCGTAAAAAAAGTATTTAAAGAGAATAAAATAAAAACAAACGTCTTCTGTGAAATTGAAGACAACCCTACGATTGTGGCGATGGTGGAGAAAGAATTAGGAATTAGCATAATGCCGGATATGGTTATAAATACTTGCTCAGGTGATGTAGCTATTTCACGATTAAGTGAAGACTACTACCGCTCAATCGGTTTAGCTTCCAAATCGTTTGCACACGTCTCACCCGTCGTCAGAGCTTTTATCGATCAAACAGAACAATATGTAAATAGTGCGTATCATGCCAAGTAA
- a CDS encoding sigma-70 family RNA polymerase sigma factor, producing the protein MNIEQLVKQAQKHNDEAFFEPISIHKAQIYKIAFSYMKNEQDALEAVQEVTYRAYSSIKKLKNPNYFATWLTRITLNYCADEQKRKRKTLNKEIEYASEAADNHVIGNIEVERLIESLDPKYQQVITLKYVQDYTIPQIAEVIQRPEGTIKTWLNKSLRLLRKELEKEEV; encoded by the coding sequence TTGAATATCGAACAACTAGTCAAACAAGCACAAAAGCACAATGACGAAGCATTTTTCGAACCCATCTCTATACATAAAGCACAAATCTATAAAATCGCTTTTTCGTATATGAAAAACGAACAAGACGCTCTTGAAGCAGTACAAGAGGTCACCTATCGTGCGTATTCATCCATTAAGAAGTTGAAAAATCCGAACTATTTCGCAACATGGCTTACTCGGATTACATTAAATTATTGTGCAGATGAACAGAAACGAAAAAGAAAAACATTAAATAAAGAAATAGAATATGCTTCTGAAGCAGCAGACAATCACGTTATTGGAAATATTGAGGTTGAGAGACTAATTGAATCATTAGATCCAAAATATCAACAAGTTATTACATTAAAATATGTACAAGATTATACGATCCCTCAAATCGCTGAAGTCATTCAACGACCTGAAGGAACGATAAAAACATGGCTGAACAAATCACTAAGGCTATTAAGAAAAGAGTTAGAGAAGGAGGAAGTGTAA
- a CDS encoding DUF4179 domain-containing protein, with amino-acid sequence MFEKEEQLLNDIKEQYEHLPIPSDIDSFISTGISKAQKRKQLRRRITFSTIAASMALFIFIGSIRTSPTFAKYVANIPGFSQIVELLDKDKGLQSALENGYFQSIGLSDEYEGNTFTLENITLDGEKMIVFYSHTGEELLRNLELYTMDNKKIDLMFAKWGIERDNTKNMYRMDFKANEEIPESMILKVPFESEDSNTPQGYMYEIPFTVDKNKFSQSSEVINLDKTIKIGEQAITFQDLTIHPTRTELRLKFDDNNNKTMFAFEDLRLIDKNEKEWMPTSYDSIIWYTNDNEGKITFESSFFEKPEELYLEFSAIRALDKDSLEVVVDMENEKILKAPDDKLSLLYVYDDHTSDGKGNWDIKPAIKFKMNEFEDKKITKLNFDYHDANGHNFSIYSADGTLKSNGEWSITLSPDEYKSPLTFKLVDYPARIYKDVRLKIK; translated from the coding sequence ATGTTTGAAAAAGAAGAACAGTTATTAAATGACATAAAAGAACAATATGAACACCTCCCTATTCCAAGTGATATTGACTCTTTCATATCGACAGGCATTTCAAAAGCTCAAAAAAGAAAGCAACTAAGAAGAAGAATTACTTTTTCTACAATCGCAGCAAGTATGGCTCTATTCATATTCATAGGTTCGATTCGAACATCACCTACATTTGCAAAGTATGTTGCAAACATTCCTGGGTTCTCACAAATTGTAGAGCTACTGGATAAAGACAAAGGTCTTCAATCCGCTCTTGAAAATGGTTATTTTCAATCGATTGGTTTATCGGATGAATATGAAGGTAATACATTTACGTTAGAAAATATCACTCTCGATGGAGAAAAGATGATCGTCTTCTATTCTCATACTGGTGAAGAACTCCTAAGAAATCTTGAATTATATACGATGGATAATAAGAAAATCGATCTTATGTTTGCGAAATGGGGCATTGAAAGAGACAACACTAAGAATATGTATAGGATGGATTTTAAAGCAAATGAAGAAATTCCTGAATCGATGATTTTGAAGGTTCCATTTGAAAGTGAAGATTCAAATACGCCTCAAGGCTATATGTATGAAATTCCATTTACAGTTGATAAAAACAAATTTTCTCAATCTAGTGAGGTGATTAATCTTGATAAAACAATTAAAATTGGTGAGCAAGCGATTACCTTTCAAGACCTCACAATCCATCCAACCCGAACAGAATTAAGACTAAAATTTGATGACAATAACAATAAAACGATGTTCGCCTTCGAAGATTTACGTCTTATAGATAAGAATGAGAAAGAGTGGATGCCCACTTCTTATGATTCAATCATTTGGTATACGAATGATAACGAAGGAAAAATAACGTTTGAAAGTAGCTTTTTTGAAAAACCCGAAGAACTTTACCTTGAATTTTCAGCTATCCGAGCACTTGATAAGGATTCATTAGAAGTTGTAGTTGATATGGAGAATGAAAAAATTTTAAAAGCACCTGATGATAAGCTTTCATTACTGTATGTGTATGATGACCATACCTCTGATGGTAAAGGAAATTGGGATATTAAGCCGGCAATCAAATTCAAAATGAATGAGTTTGAGGATAAAAAAATAACAAAGCTCAATTTTGATTATCATGATGCTAATGGGCATAATTTTTCCATTTATAGTGCAGACGGAACACTTAAAAGTAATGGTGAGTGGTCGATCACTTTAAGTCCTGATGAGTATAAAAGTCCACTTACATTCAAACTTGTCGATTACCCAGCTCGAATCTATAAGGATGTTCGATTGAAAATAAAATAG
- a CDS encoding MFS transporter — protein sequence MNDKHSFRYLWIGQTLANSGDLFYIVGLITIVYSLTQSATIMAVIPFVIAFSRFFGGIIAPWVIDRYALKQILIYSQLVKTILLVCLTIYVFTLLGEGGLFFVFLLISFTAFLDGWATPARNAMLPQLVPSHKLVRANSFLAVVDQIVQLGGWAVGGIFVAIFSGELLILVTAILFILSTIMMAAIQVKKQERKQTPRMDKLASLLEGWITIWKTPSLRTVAATDIIDAISSVVWIAAILYIYIEEVLHKSEIWWGYINSTFFAGLIVGGFISFRIESHLKKRLATGIFVGTIMIGLITLCFGFTTNAWLALVLSILVGIATAIKDISQQTVFQLTTSEEKLPKVFSARDAIMTGVFGSSTLLFGYLAEVFGVQVVFVVASVLLLLSAIWSYVRRETLKII from the coding sequence ATGAATGATAAACATTCTTTTCGTTATTTATGGATCGGACAGACATTAGCGAATAGCGGTGACCTTTTCTATATTGTCGGGTTGATTACGATTGTCTACAGTTTGACACAATCAGCAACGATCATGGCAGTCATCCCATTCGTTATCGCATTTTCACGTTTTTTTGGTGGAATAATTGCACCTTGGGTGATTGATCGCTATGCATTGAAGCAAATTCTTATATATTCTCAACTCGTTAAGACGATTCTATTAGTTTGTTTAACTATTTACGTGTTCACCCTCCTAGGAGAAGGTGGATTATTTTTTGTTTTTCTATTAATTAGTTTCACGGCTTTTCTTGATGGTTGGGCAACTCCAGCACGTAATGCAATGTTGCCACAGCTCGTTCCATCTCATAAGCTTGTACGAGCAAACAGCTTTCTTGCAGTCGTTGATCAAATTGTTCAGCTTGGAGGATGGGCAGTTGGTGGAATCTTTGTGGCGATTTTTAGTGGCGAGTTATTAATCCTCGTTACAGCTATATTGTTCATTTTATCAACGATAATGATGGCTGCTATTCAAGTTAAGAAACAAGAAAGAAAACAAACGCCTCGAATGGACAAGTTAGCTTCACTATTAGAAGGTTGGATAACAATTTGGAAAACACCTTCATTGCGAACGGTAGCAGCTACAGATATAATCGATGCGATCTCAAGTGTCGTATGGATCGCAGCGATTCTTTATATTTACATTGAAGAAGTTCTTCATAAAAGTGAAATATGGTGGGGATATATAAATTCCACCTTTTTTGCTGGTTTGATTGTTGGAGGCTTCATAAGTTTTCGTATAGAGTCTCATTTGAAGAAGAGGTTAGCCACCGGGATTTTTGTAGGTACGATAATGATTGGATTGATTACATTATGTTTTGGCTTTACGACAAATGCATGGTTAGCACTAGTTCTCTCTATACTAGTGGGGATTGCAACAGCGATTAAGGATATTAGTCAGCAAACGGTCTTTCAATTGACAACGTCTGAAGAGAAATTACCGAAAGTGTTCTCAGCTAGAGATGCAATCATGACAGGAGTATTCGGAAGTTCAACATTATTATTTGGATATTTGGCAGAGGTTTTTGGTGTTCAGGTAGTGTTTGTTGTTGCATCAGTGTTATTGCTTTTATCCGCTATTTGGAGTTATGTGAGAAGAGAGACTTTGAAAATAATATAA